In the Candidatus Leptovillus gracilis genome, one interval contains:
- a CDS encoding putative baseplate assembly protein, producing the protein MSLIAPKLDDRHFQDLVDEAKKRIPHYVKEWTDHNVSDPGVTLIELFAWMTDVLLYRLNQVPDRHYIKFMEMLGITLQPPQPAKVPVTFWLSAPQATAVSIPAGTEVASTRTETESSIIFTTDADFVVQPPQLTAVLSRITAGQEQKQYREQNLRRLAAGFEGFEAFSGVPQIDDALYFGFTNDLSHHILGLQFDCDSAGGAGIDPTQPPVVWEASTGDVNARWLPCAIDLDTTKGMNIGGQIHLHLPAMGRYAINKQEQYWVRVRVREISAAERQDGMRPYQTSPRLRQVQAAAWGGTTPATHAQQIENEFLGQSDGAAGQRYQLRVTPILARQPQETLLVQVEGEAPQPWTEVEDLADSSAYDAHFTLDSVTGELRLGPAVRQPDGAIKLYSAIPPRGANLVFRRYRTGGGQIGNVQTGILNTLKTAIPYIARVRNREPAWGGLDAETLEAAMMRAPKLLRSRGRAVTEDDFEFLARQALPAAIGRVRCLQPRPSAAGRVAPGQVYVLVVPRVANPAGFLAPEQLEPSAEHVARLGSYLDERRLLTTQLDIRAPAYRWVAARVQLRAAPGINQADVESEVLARLYRFLNPLTGGPGGDGWPFGRELFLSDVYQTLQGLPHVQFIRNVDLFIAAPGGGPQGERVESVEVVAHGVIASGRHEVVFV; encoded by the coding sequence ATGTCGCTAATCGCTCCCAAACTCGACGACCGCCACTTCCAAGACCTGGTGGATGAGGCCAAAAAGCGCATCCCCCATTACGTCAAGGAGTGGACTGACCACAACGTCAGCGACCCCGGCGTGACGCTGATCGAACTGTTTGCCTGGATGACCGATGTGCTGCTGTACCGGCTCAATCAGGTCCCTGACCGACACTATATCAAGTTTATGGAGATGTTGGGCATTACCTTGCAGCCGCCGCAGCCGGCCAAAGTGCCGGTGACGTTTTGGTTGTCTGCGCCGCAGGCGACGGCCGTATCCATCCCCGCCGGCACCGAAGTCGCCAGCACCCGCACGGAGACGGAAAGCTCCATCATTTTCACCACCGACGCCGATTTTGTGGTGCAGCCGCCGCAGCTAACGGCCGTTCTCTCGCGCATCACCGCCGGACAAGAGCAAAAACAATACCGCGAGCAAAACCTGCGCCGTCTGGCGGCCGGCTTTGAAGGCTTTGAAGCCTTCTCCGGCGTGCCGCAAATAGACGACGCTCTCTACTTCGGCTTCACCAACGACCTCAGCCACCATATCCTCGGCCTGCAATTCGACTGCGATTCGGCCGGCGGCGCAGGCATAGACCCCACCCAACCGCCGGTGGTGTGGGAAGCCTCCACCGGGGACGTCAATGCCCGTTGGCTGCCCTGTGCCATAGACCTGGACACCACCAAAGGCATGAATATCGGCGGCCAGATTCACCTCCACCTGCCGGCCATGGGGCGTTACGCCATCAACAAACAAGAACAGTACTGGGTGCGCGTCCGCGTGCGCGAAATCAGCGCCGCCGAACGGCAGGACGGGATGCGGCCGTACCAGACCTCACCCCGCCTGCGCCAGGTTCAGGCGGCTGCCTGGGGTGGGACCACCCCAGCCACCCACGCCCAACAAATCGAAAACGAATTTTTAGGCCAGAGTGATGGCGCCGCCGGTCAGCGCTATCAACTGCGCGTTACTCCCATCCTGGCCCGCCAGCCGCAAGAAACGCTGTTGGTACAGGTGGAAGGCGAAGCGCCGCAGCCCTGGACCGAAGTTGAAGATTTGGCTGATTCCAGCGCCTACGATGCGCACTTCACCCTGGACAGCGTGACCGGCGAACTGCGCCTGGGGCCGGCCGTGCGCCAGCCCGATGGCGCGATCAAACTTTACAGCGCCATTCCGCCGCGTGGGGCCAATCTGGTATTCCGCCGCTATCGCACCGGCGGCGGGCAAATTGGCAATGTGCAGACTGGCATCCTCAACACCCTCAAGACGGCCATCCCCTACATCGCCCGCGTGCGCAACCGCGAGCCAGCCTGGGGCGGGCTGGACGCGGAGACGCTGGAAGCGGCGATGATGCGCGCCCCCAAGCTGCTGCGTTCACGCGGCCGCGCCGTCACTGAGGATGATTTTGAATTTTTGGCGCGGCAGGCGCTGCCGGCGGCGATTGGACGGGTGAGATGTTTGCAGCCACGGCCGTCGGCCGCCGGGCGTGTCGCGCCGGGGCAGGTGTATGTGCTGGTTGTGCCCCGCGTAGCCAATCCGGCCGGCTTCCTGGCCCCGGAGCAGTTGGAACCCTCCGCGGAACATGTCGCCCGCCTGGGCAGCTATCTCGACGAGCGCCGCTTGTTGACGACGCAGCTAGACATCCGCGCCCCGGCCTACCGTTGGGTGGCTGCCCGCGTGCAGCTTCGCGCCGCCCCCGGCATCAACCAGGCCGACGTGGAAAGCGAGGTGCTGGCCCGCCTCTACCGTTTCCTCAACCCGCTCACCGGCGGACCAGGCGGCGATGGCTGGCCGTTTGGTCGGGAACTCTTTTTGTCGGATGTGTACCAGACGCTCCAGGGCTTGCCCCACGTGCAGTTTATCCGCAACGTGGACCTGTTTATCGCCGCGCCGGGCGGCGGGCCGCAGGGGGAACGGGTGGAATCGGTGGAAGTGGTGGCGCATGGGGTGATTGCATCCGGGCGGCACGAAGTGGTGTTTGTGTAA
- a CDS encoding phage tail protein I, whose protein sequence is MAETYIFQLNITGPDRAETVTLAIGAAIFGRQPGIDILLEHPLVSRRHAQVVATPTTCELTDLGSSNGTRLNDTPLLPNTPIFLNHNDVIEIGPFKMVLAVTAVQSEPEPKPELELELERENQPALSIPPAPPSPRPPAPRLPHSPSPPLPPGLSSHSTRLLGYLPGIYHTDLMSRFLALFESILIPIEWNIDNFDLYLDPHTSPVGFLPWLCNWFEVVFDDTWTERQRRQFLGEAAELYGRRGTKWAMSRLLEIYTGHQPEIVDKAEKLDPFTFSIDIPVREKELNRTLIEHIIDGNKPAHTTYKLRFKQ, encoded by the coding sequence ATGGCAGAAACCTACATCTTTCAACTCAACATCACCGGACCAGACAGGGCGGAGACGGTCACGCTGGCGATTGGCGCAGCTATCTTTGGCCGCCAGCCCGGCATAGATATTTTATTAGAGCACCCACTGGTTTCGCGGCGGCACGCGCAGGTGGTTGCCACGCCCACCACCTGCGAACTGACCGACCTGGGCAGCAGCAACGGCACGCGGCTGAATGACACGCCGCTGCTGCCCAACACGCCCATTTTCCTCAACCACAACGACGTGATCGAGATAGGGCCGTTTAAGATGGTGCTGGCGGTAACGGCCGTGCAGTCGGAGCCAGAGCCAAAGCCAGAGCTAGAGCTAGAGCTAGAGAGAGAAAACCAACCAGCCCTCTCTATCCCCCCTGCTCCCCCGTCCCCCCGCCCGCCTGCTCCCCGTCTCCCCCACTCCCCATCTCCCCCACTCCCCCCTGGTCTTTCCAGCCATTCCACCCGCCTGCTGGGCTACCTGCCCGGCATCTACCATACCGACTTGATGAGCCGGTTTTTGGCGTTGTTTGAATCTATTCTCATTCCGATTGAGTGGAATATAGACAACTTCGACCTTTACCTGGACCCACACACGTCACCGGTGGGCTTTTTGCCCTGGTTGTGCAACTGGTTCGAGGTGGTGTTTGATGATACCTGGACCGAGCGGCAGCGGCGGCAGTTTTTAGGCGAGGCAGCGGAATTGTACGGCCGTCGGGGAACCAAATGGGCCATGAGCCGCCTGCTGGAAATTTACACCGGTCACCAACCTGAAATCGTAGACAAAGCCGAAAAGCTGGACCCCTTTACGTTTAGTATTGATATACCCGTTCGGGAAAAAGAGTTGAATCGAACCCTGATTGAGCATATCATAGATGGTAACAAACCGGCGCACACCACTTATAAACTACGTTTTAAGCAGTAA
- a CDS encoding protein kinase, giving the protein MDNIIGQQIDVYRIEARLGAGGMGAVYRAYDAGLARRVALKVMHAQFASQPQFQRRFMQEAQAVARLTHPSIVVIHRFDNKQGYLYIVMEYVNGLSLGAYIKQLAQRNQVMLLTETAHIIAQVADALGYAHRQGVVHRDIKPDNILIRPLDQPERDNEPPVRSVVTDFGLAKLLEGGIETQSGTFMGTLPYMSPEQALAKTVDGRSDIYSLGVVLYQLATGQLPFDIKTPTEAVLKHLNEIPPPPRQLQPGLPATLETVITKALAKEPADRYQTAEAFASALRAAAAGLTSEDVTVFKTVAATNVVSLMTQLEAPGGVAEPSQWDYDADAPGRVDRLIIAHEDETNRPQNLEKKSLIIGRTDENDVVLPAKGVSRRHVRLDKTATGWQVTDLGSTNGTFLEGSKLLPDIPEAWQVGETLRVGPYHLQWQAGQPTAVPPLGMPVGGLTYQATRPASTPPGASQILSSSGQLSVVVNPTHVDVTPGQRADMQVELFNQGMTVDHFSLNIEGLPANWVTLPADSLQLMPGARGSLPISVHPPQDSSARSGQHRYRLIVTSRSDQKESAAVSGSVTVKPFSRFSLDMRPKRINNPGICRLLIRNEGNFDTTFSLVARDPGEAIKFETTHQRLPVAAGQATTVDWQIAAKNRPFMGPKQTLPFEVQVSAATSDQQSIAGQLDVKPVIPAWVPGLLMALLVLLCVVAAGAYAYLNQQNQAAEATAQAIANAQIVATQTFEAQLSAAELGTRTAEDAAAAAATSLAATAVALGDDDGDGLSNQQELQLGTDPNNPDTDGDGLSDGAEVNQFGTNPKNKDTDGDTLSDGDEVNIYGTSPTNPDTDGDGIPDGVEVAAGSNPLLPPTATATNTPEPAPVTPTFTPTPSATPPTAVGIWDGAWDTTCSYLNCSSVTLKQADGSDTVTGSFQALDKTGTLVGIVEENRLTGTWSLSGSNGTFDFWIDPVGSMWQGNWDKTADWCGVRDADAQTFPTPCGIARWYGEWATTYDTLTITQDGVEIEGVYANGDGTVTGTVNGIRINGNWSRGVSNGTLAFFLQGSGDQFNGNWDTSNAWCGRRSSVPEPTPCFNSGISIFEIPPLIMVTLQPNLPILPIIPIIIPTPTP; this is encoded by the coding sequence ATGGACAACATAATCGGACAACAAATTGACGTTTACCGCATTGAGGCGCGACTGGGGGCAGGCGGCATGGGCGCGGTTTACCGCGCTTACGATGCGGGTCTGGCGCGGCGCGTCGCCCTGAAGGTAATGCATGCCCAGTTTGCCAGCCAGCCCCAATTCCAGCGCCGCTTTATGCAAGAAGCCCAGGCTGTCGCCCGCCTGACCCACCCCTCCATCGTCGTCATCCACCGCTTCGACAACAAGCAGGGCTACCTGTACATTGTGATGGAATACGTCAACGGCCTCAGCCTGGGCGCATACATCAAGCAGTTGGCGCAGCGCAATCAGGTGATGCTGCTGACGGAAACGGCGCACATCATCGCCCAGGTGGCCGACGCGCTGGGCTACGCCCATCGCCAGGGGGTGGTTCACCGCGACATCAAGCCGGACAATATCCTGATACGGCCGTTAGACCAACCCGAACGAGACAACGAACCGCCGGTACGCTCCGTGGTGACAGATTTTGGGCTGGCCAAGCTGCTGGAAGGGGGCATCGAAACCCAATCCGGCACATTTATGGGCACACTGCCCTATATGTCGCCAGAACAGGCGTTGGCCAAGACGGTAGACGGCCGTTCCGACATCTATTCCCTCGGCGTCGTCCTCTACCAACTGGCGACCGGCCAACTGCCCTTCGACATCAAAACCCCCACCGAGGCCGTCCTCAAGCATCTCAACGAAATCCCACCGCCGCCGCGCCAATTGCAGCCTGGCCTGCCGGCCACCCTGGAAACCGTCATCACCAAAGCGTTAGCCAAAGAGCCGGCCGACCGCTACCAGACGGCCGAAGCATTCGCCAGCGCCCTGCGCGCCGCCGCCGCCGGCCTGACCAGCGAAGACGTAACCGTCTTCAAAACCGTCGCCGCCACCAACGTTGTCAGCCTGATGACTCAACTGGAAGCGCCGGGTGGCGTGGCCGAGCCGAGCCAATGGGATTACGACGCCGATGCCCCTGGCCGTGTAGACCGGCTGATTATCGCCCACGAGGACGAAACCAACCGGCCGCAAAACCTGGAGAAAAAATCGCTGATCATCGGCCGTACCGATGAAAATGACGTAGTCTTGCCCGCTAAAGGCGTCTCGCGCCGCCATGTCCGGCTGGACAAAACGGCCACCGGCTGGCAAGTAACCGACCTGGGCAGCACCAATGGCACCTTCCTGGAAGGCAGTAAGCTGCTGCCAGACATACCCGAAGCGTGGCAAGTGGGGGAAACGCTGCGGGTCGGGCCGTATCATTTGCAGTGGCAGGCGGGGCAGCCAACGGCCGTGCCGCCGCTGGGAATGCCCGTCGGCGGGTTAACCTACCAGGCCACCCGTCCCGCCTCCACCCCACCCGGCGCATCACAAATTCTCAGCAGCAGCGGCCAACTGAGCGTGGTGGTCAACCCGACGCACGTGGACGTAACCCCAGGACAGCGCGCCGATATGCAGGTGGAACTGTTCAACCAGGGCATGACGGTCGATCATTTCAGCCTGAATATCGAAGGATTACCGGCCAATTGGGTCACGCTGCCGGCCGATTCGCTGCAATTGATGCCCGGCGCGCGCGGCTCTCTGCCCATTTCTGTGCATCCGCCGCAAGACAGCAGCGCCCGTTCCGGCCAGCATCGCTACAGGCTGATTGTCACTTCGCGGTCAGATCAAAAAGAATCGGCGGCCGTTTCTGGCAGCGTTACCGTGAAGCCCTTCAGCCGCTTTAGCCTGGATATGCGGCCCAAACGGATCAACAACCCTGGCATTTGCCGCCTGCTCATTCGCAACGAGGGCAATTTTGACACGACGTTTAGCCTGGTTGCGCGGGATCCGGGCGAGGCGATTAAATTCGAGACAACGCACCAACGCCTGCCCGTGGCTGCCGGGCAGGCGACGACGGTAGATTGGCAGATCGCGGCTAAGAATCGGCCGTTTATGGGGCCAAAACAAACCCTGCCCTTTGAAGTACAGGTGAGCGCGGCTACCAGCGATCAGCAAAGCATTGCCGGCCAGTTGGACGTGAAACCGGTTATCCCTGCCTGGGTTCCTGGTTTGTTGATGGCGCTGTTGGTGCTGCTGTGCGTGGTGGCTGCCGGGGCGTATGCCTACCTCAACCAGCAAAACCAGGCGGCCGAAGCGACAGCCCAGGCCATCGCCAATGCCCAAATCGTGGCCACACAGACCTTTGAGGCGCAGTTGTCGGCGGCGGAGTTGGGCACGCGGACGGCGGAAGACGCGGCGGCGGCGGCAGCCACTTCATTGGCGGCAACGGCCGTTGCCCTGGGCGACGACGACGGCGATGGGCTGAGCAATCAACAAGAATTGCAGTTGGGCACAGACCCCAACAACCCAGATACCGACGGCGATGGCCTGAGCGACGGGGCCGAAGTCAACCAGTTCGGCACAAATCCGAAGAATAAAGACACCGATGGCGACACCTTGTCGGATGGCGACGAGGTGAACATTTACGGCACGTCGCCGACCAACCCAGACACAGACGGCGATGGCATCCCCGATGGCGTCGAAGTGGCGGCGGGCAGCAACCCGCTGCTGCCGCCGACAGCTACCGCCACCAATACGCCGGAACCGGCCCCGGTGACGCCGACGTTTACCCCCACGCCCAGCGCCACGCCGCCAACGGCCGTGGGCATCTGGGACGGCGCATGGGATACCACCTGTTCTTACCTGAATTGCAGCAGCGTCACCCTGAAACAGGCCGATGGCAGCGACACCGTCACCGGCTCTTTCCAGGCGTTGGATAAAACCGGTACGCTGGTGGGCATTGTCGAAGAGAACCGGCTGACGGGCACGTGGTCGCTCAGCGGCAGTAATGGCACGTTTGACTTCTGGATTGATCCGGTCGGCAGTATGTGGCAGGGCAATTGGGACAAAACGGCCGATTGGTGCGGTGTGCGCGACGCCGATGCGCAGACGTTCCCCACGCCCTGCGGTATCGCCCGCTGGTATGGCGAATGGGCCACCACCTACGATACGCTGACCATCACGCAAGATGGCGTGGAAATTGAAGGCGTCTACGCCAACGGCGATGGGACCGTGACCGGCACGGTAAACGGTATTCGCATTAACGGCAATTGGTCCCGCGGCGTCAGCAATGGCACGCTGGCCTTTTTCTTGCAGGGCAGCGGCGACCAGTTTAATGGCAATTGGGATACTTCCAACGCCTGGTGCGGCCGGCGCAGCAGCGTGCCAGAACCAACGCCTTGTTTTAACAGTGGTATTTCTATCTTCGAAATTCCGCCGTTGATCATGGTGACGCTGCAACCGAACCTGCCCATTTTGCCCATCATACCGATTATCATTCCCACGCCCACGCCGTAA